The proteins below are encoded in one region of Mycobacterium shinjukuense:
- the disA gene encoding DNA integrity scanning diadenylate cyclase DisA — MHAVTRPTLREAIARLAPGTGLRDGLERILRGRTGALIVLGHDENVEAICDGGFALDVRYAPTRLRELCKMDGAVVLSTDGSRIVRANVQLVPDPSIPTDESGTRHRSAERAAIQTGYPVISVSHSMNIVTVYVGGERHVLADSATILSRANQAIATLERYKTRLDEVTRQLSRAEIEDFVTLRDVMTVMQRLELVRRIGLVIDYDVVELGTDGRQLRLQLDELLRGNDTARELIVRDYHASPEPPSGAQIAATLDELDSLSDTDLLELTALAKVFGYPTTAEAQDSALSPRGYRAMAGIPRLQFAHVDLLVRSFGTLQGLLAASAHDLQSVDGIGAMWARHVREGLSQLAESTIADH; from the coding sequence ATGCACGCTGTGACACGTCCGACCCTGCGGGAGGCCATCGCCCGCCTGGCACCCGGCACCGGGCTGCGGGACGGCCTGGAGCGGATCCTGCGCGGCCGCACCGGCGCCCTGATCGTGCTCGGCCACGACGAGAACGTCGAGGCCATCTGCGACGGCGGCTTCGCCCTCGATGTCCGCTATGCGCCGACCCGGCTGCGCGAGCTGTGCAAGATGGATGGCGCCGTGGTGTTGTCCACCGACGGCAGCCGCATCGTGCGAGCCAACGTGCAACTGGTCCCGGATCCGTCGATACCCACCGACGAATCGGGGACCCGGCACCGCTCCGCCGAGCGGGCCGCGATCCAGACCGGCTACCCGGTGATCTCGGTGAGCCACTCGATGAACATCGTGACGGTCTACGTTGGCGGGGAGCGACACGTGCTGGCCGACTCCGCGACCATCCTGTCGCGGGCAAACCAGGCCATCGCCACCCTGGAGCGGTACAAAACCAGGCTCGACGAGGTCACCCGGCAACTGTCCAGGGCCGAAATCGAGGACTTCGTGACGCTGCGCGACGTGATGACGGTGATGCAACGACTCGAGTTGGTGCGCCGCATCGGGCTGGTGATCGACTACGACGTCGTCGAGCTCGGCACCGACGGGCGTCAGCTGCGGCTGCAGCTCGACGAGCTGCTGCGGGGCAACGACACCGCACGGGAATTGATCGTGCGTGATTACCACGCCAGCCCCGAACCCCCCTCAGGAGCGCAAATCGCCGCCACCCTGGACGAGCTGGACTCGCTGTCGGACACCGACCTGCTGGAGCTGACCGCGCTGGCCAAGGTGTTCGGCTATCCGACGACGGCAGAGGCCCAGGACTCGGCGCTGAGCCCGCGTGGCTACCGTGCGATGGCCGGCATCCCCCGGCTGCAGTTCGCCCACGTCGACCTGCTGGTCCGGTCGTTCGGAACATTGCAGGGCCTGCTGGCGGCCAGCGCCCACGACCTGCAATCCGTGGACGGTATCGGCGCCATGTGGGCGCGCCACGTGCGTGAGGGGCTATCGCAGCTGGCGGAGTCGACCATTGCCGATCACTGA
- the radA gene encoding DNA repair protein RadA, whose translation MANTRVQYRCSECRHLTAKWVGRCLECDSWGTVEEVPVLSAVGGRGRRATAAARQPAARAVPISSVQPNLSRHRPTGMAELDRVLGGGVVPGSVTLLAGDPGVGKSTLLLEVAHRWARSGQRALYVSGEESAGQIRLRADRIGCGTGEFYLAAESDLRAVLGHIEMLRPALVIVDSVQTMSTGEADGVAGGVTQVRAVTAALTAAAKANGIALLLVGHVTKDGAIAGPRSLEHLVDVVLHFEGDRNGMLRMVRGVKNRFGAADEVGCFLLHDNGIDGVADPSQLFLEQRPVPVAGTAITVTLDGRRPLIGEVQALLAAPPGGSPRRAVSGIDHARAAMITAVLEKHARLTIAVNDIYLSTVGGMRLTDPSSDLAVAIALASAYANLPLPTTAVMIGEVGLAGDLRQVNGMQRRLAEAARQGCTIALIPPGCDATPPGLRALPAPTIVAALEHMIDIADHRGGAPAPPHRLDASH comes from the coding sequence GTGGCCAACACCCGTGTGCAGTACCGTTGCTCGGAATGTCGACATCTGACCGCGAAGTGGGTGGGACGCTGCCTGGAGTGCGATAGCTGGGGCACCGTCGAAGAGGTGCCCGTGCTCAGCGCGGTCGGGGGCCGCGGCCGTCGCGCCACGGCCGCGGCTCGGCAACCGGCGGCGCGGGCCGTTCCGATCAGCTCCGTGCAGCCCAACCTCAGCCGGCACCGCCCGACCGGCATGGCCGAACTGGACCGGGTGCTCGGTGGCGGCGTGGTCCCCGGTTCGGTGACGCTGCTGGCCGGCGATCCCGGGGTGGGCAAATCGACGTTGCTGCTCGAGGTCGCCCACCGCTGGGCGCGGTCGGGCCAACGCGCGCTGTATGTCTCCGGCGAGGAATCCGCCGGGCAGATCCGGCTGCGCGCCGATCGGATCGGCTGTGGCACCGGAGAGTTTTACCTGGCCGCCGAATCCGATCTGCGGGCGGTGCTGGGCCACATCGAGATGCTGCGGCCAGCGTTGGTGATCGTGGACTCGGTGCAGACGATGTCCACCGGCGAGGCCGACGGCGTGGCCGGCGGGGTGACGCAGGTGCGCGCGGTGACGGCCGCGCTGACCGCCGCCGCCAAGGCCAATGGGATCGCGCTGCTCTTGGTCGGCCACGTCACCAAGGACGGGGCGATTGCCGGACCCCGCTCGCTGGAACACCTCGTCGACGTGGTGCTGCACTTCGAAGGCGACCGCAACGGCATGCTGCGGATGGTCCGCGGCGTTAAGAACAGGTTCGGCGCGGCCGACGAGGTCGGGTGTTTCCTCCTGCACGACAACGGGATTGACGGCGTCGCTGACCCGTCGCAGCTGTTCTTGGAGCAGCGGCCGGTACCGGTGGCCGGCACCGCGATCACCGTGACATTGGATGGCCGCCGGCCGCTGATCGGTGAGGTGCAGGCATTGCTGGCGGCGCCGCCGGGCGGCTCACCACGACGGGCGGTCAGCGGGATCGACCATGCCCGGGCCGCCATGATCACCGCCGTGCTGGAAAAGCACGCCCGGCTGACCATCGCCGTCAACGACATCTACCTGTCCACCGTGGGCGGCATGCGGTTGACCGACCCGTCATCGGATCTGGCCGTCGCGATCGCGCTGGCGTCCGCGTATGCGAATCTGCCGCTGCCCACCACCGCGGTAATGATCGGCGAGGTGGGGCTGGCCGGTGACCTCCGGCAAGTCAACGGCATGCAGCGGCGGCTGGCCGAAGCGGCCCGGCAGGGGTGCACCATCGCGCTGATCCCGCCCGGTTGCGACGCCACGCCGCCGGGTCTGCGCGCGCTGCCCGCCCCCACCATCGTCGCCGCGCTGGAGCACATGATCGACATCGCCGATCACCGCGGCGGCGCTCCCGCGCCACCCCATCGGCTGGATGCTTCCCACTGA
- a CDS encoding carbonic anhydrase has product MPTTNPVAAWKALKEGNERFVAGKPEHPSQSVDHRASLAAGQKPTAVIFGCADSRVAAEIIFDQGLGDMFVVRTAGHVIDSAVLGSIEYAVTVLNVPLIVVLGHDSCGAVNAALAAINDGSLPGGYVRDVVERVAPSILLGRRDGLQRVDEFEDRHVHETMANLMSRSRAIADRVAVGTLAIVGLSYQLADGRAVLLDHIGDIGEEV; this is encoded by the coding sequence ATGCCCACCACCAATCCGGTAGCCGCCTGGAAAGCACTCAAAGAGGGTAACGAGCGATTCGTCGCCGGTAAGCCCGAGCATCCCAGTCAAAGCGTCGACCATCGAGCCAGCCTGGCCGCCGGGCAGAAGCCGACGGCGGTGATCTTCGGCTGCGCCGACAGCCGGGTGGCCGCCGAGATCATCTTCGACCAAGGCCTGGGCGACATGTTCGTGGTCCGCACGGCCGGGCATGTGATCGACTCGGCGGTGCTGGGCTCCATCGAGTACGCGGTGACGGTGCTCAACGTGCCGCTGATCGTCGTGCTCGGCCATGATAGCTGTGGCGCCGTAAACGCCGCGTTGGCCGCGATCAACGACGGCAGCCTGCCGGGCGGTTACGTGCGGGACGTGGTGGAGCGGGTGGCGCCGTCCATCCTGCTGGGCCGGCGCGACGGCTTGCAGCGCGTCGACGAGTTCGAGGACCGACATGTCCACGAGACGATGGCGAACCTCATGTCGCGGTCGAGGGCGATCGCGGACCGGGTGGCGGTGGGCACCCTGGCGATCGTGGGCCTGTCCTACCAGCTGGCCGACGGGCGCGCGGTGCTGCTCGATCACATCGGCGACATCGGTGAGGAAGTCTGA
- a CDS encoding alpha/beta fold hydrolase: protein MPTDLLTRRGGQGQPLVLVHGLMGRGTTWGRQLPWLTRLGTVYTYDAPWHRGRDVEDPYPISTERFVADLGDAVSGLRAPARLVGHSMGALHSWCLAAERPELVSALVVEDMAPDFVGRTTGPWEPWLHALPVEFDSADQVFAEFGPTAGRYFLDAFDRTATGWRLHGQTARWIEIAAEWGTRDYWAQWRAVRSPALLIEAGDGVTPPGQMRAMAERDYPTAYLRVPDAGHLAHDEAPQVYRRAVESFLAGLTP, encoded by the coding sequence ATGCCCACCGATCTGCTGACCCGTCGGGGCGGACAGGGCCAACCGTTGGTTCTGGTACACGGGCTGATGGGCCGGGGCACCACCTGGGGCCGTCAGCTGCCGTGGCTGACCCGGTTGGGCACCGTGTACACCTACGACGCGCCCTGGCACCGGGGCCGTGACGTCGAGGATCCCTACCCGATCAGCACCGAACGCTTCGTGGCCGACCTGGGTGACGCGGTTTCCGGGCTGCGGGCTCCGGCCAGGCTGGTCGGACATTCGATGGGGGCGTTGCACTCGTGGTGTCTGGCCGCGGAGCGGCCGGAGCTGGTTTCGGCGCTGGTGGTCGAGGACATGGCGCCGGATTTCGTTGGCCGGACCACCGGTCCGTGGGAGCCGTGGTTGCATGCGCTTCCGGTCGAATTCGATTCTGCCGACCAAGTATTCGCCGAGTTCGGGCCGACGGCGGGCCGCTACTTCCTGGACGCCTTCGACCGCACGGCCACCGGCTGGCGGTTGCATGGCCAGACCGCACGGTGGATCGAGATCGCCGCCGAGTGGGGCACCCGTGACTACTGGGCGCAGTGGCGGGCCGTACGGTCGCCGGCGCTGCTCATCGAGGCCGGCGATGGGGTAACTCCCCCGGGCCAGATGCGCGCGATGGCTGAAAGAGATTATCCGACAGCGTATTTGCGTGTGCCCGATGCCGGTCATCTGGCTCATGACGAAGCTCCGCAGGTTTACCGGCGGGCGGTGGAGTCGTTCCTGGCGGGGCTTACCCCGTGA
- a CDS encoding HhH-GPD family protein — protein sequence MSGILPEAPVTGPVRIPDTNLLDWYERSRRDLPWRAPGVSPWQILVSEFMLQQTPVSRVLSIWPAWVRRWPTPSATAAASAADVLRAWGKLGYPRRALRLHECAAVIARDHGDAVPDDVDTLLRLPGVGGYTARAVACFAFGQRVPVVDTNVRRVMARAVHGRADGGAPSAARDHADVLALLPNSQAAQVFSVALMELGATVCTARAPRCGLCPVDRCAWRDAGYPPSDGPPRRVQSYAGTDRQVRGRLLDVLRAAEFPVTRAELDVAWLTDTAQRDRALESLLADGLVTRTVGGRFALAGEGF from the coding sequence ATGTCAGGCATTCTGCCGGAGGCGCCGGTGACCGGCCCGGTACGCATACCAGACACCAATCTTCTGGATTGGTATGAACGATCGCGCCGCGATCTGCCGTGGCGCGCGCCCGGTGTCAGCCCATGGCAGATCCTGGTCAGCGAATTCATGCTGCAGCAGACCCCGGTGAGCCGGGTGCTTTCGATCTGGCCGGCCTGGGTGCGGCGGTGGCCCACCCCGTCGGCCACCGCGGCGGCCAGCGCCGCCGACGTGCTGCGCGCCTGGGGAAAGCTGGGCTATCCGCGACGGGCGCTGCGCTTGCACGAATGCGCCGCCGTGATCGCCCGTGACCACGGCGATGCGGTGCCCGACGATGTCGACACGCTGCTGAGGTTGCCCGGCGTCGGGGGCTACACCGCGCGGGCGGTCGCATGCTTCGCCTTCGGCCAGCGGGTGCCGGTGGTAGACACCAATGTGCGCCGGGTGATGGCCCGCGCCGTGCACGGCCGCGCCGACGGCGGTGCACCGTCGGCCGCTCGCGACCACGCCGACGTTTTGGCGTTGCTGCCGAATAGCCAAGCGGCGCAGGTGTTTTCGGTTGCGCTGATGGAGCTGGGTGCGACGGTGTGCACCGCGCGGGCGCCGCGGTGCGGGTTGTGCCCGGTTGACCGGTGCGCCTGGCGGGACGCCGGTTATCCCCCGTCGGACGGTCCGCCGCGCCGGGTGCAGAGCTACGCCGGAACCGACCGCCAAGTCCGCGGACGGTTGCTGGATGTGTTGCGCGCCGCGGAGTTTCCCGTCACCCGGGCCGAGTTGGACGTGGCGTGGCTGACCGATACCGCACAACGTGACCGGGCGCTGGAGTCGCTGCTGGCCGACGGGCTGGTGACCCGGACGGTCGGCGGCCGGTTCGCGTTGGCCGGCGAAGGGTTTTAG